CGCAGACGTATATCTTGCGGACGGTTTCAATGGTGCGCCAAATGCCCACGAAACCAGGTTTCATCACAAAGCTGTCGCCCGCGCGATATATGTTTGTTTCGCCGTCTTTTTCCTCGATCTCCACAAGACCGGATAGGATATGACAGAACTCAAAGGTTGCGCCCTTGATGGAGTGCGTTCCCCCGGTGTTGCCTCCCAGATGCCTGTCAAGACCTTTTCACCCTTCGAGGCATCCAGCGCCCATGCCTTGAAAGCTGGGTTGCCTGAGATAAGCCGTTCCGGGGTCGGCAACGCCTCTTTTGGTGCAAAGCTTGGATTTGTGTCGATGGTAGTCAGGAGTGACATGTCATTTTCCTCTTGCGTTAATAACCTAGCGTTCGGTCGATCAGGCCGATCAGTTTTTTTCCTGCGCGATGACGCTGGATATTGTCGATGACGAATTTTGCAGCCGTCTGCGGTTGGGTTACTGAAGCGATATGCGGCGTGATAAGTACCTTGGGATGCAGCCAAAGCGGGTGTCCTGCCGGAAGCGGTTCGGGGTCAGTTACATCCAACATCGCGCCAGCCAGATGGCCGCTGTCCAACGCCTCTATGAGTGCCGCCTGATCGAGCTGTGGCCCGCGACCGACGTGCAAGAGTCGGGCGCCGCTGGGCAAATGGGCAAACAAGGGGGCATTGAGTATGCCACGCGTTTCATCCGTAAGCGGCAGAAGACAAATGAGAATATCCGTCTGCTCCAGAAAGCTGACGAACTGGTCTTCACCATAAAAGCATCCGACGGCCTCAATCTCCTTCCGCCTGCGGCTCCAGCCAGTAAGGGGAAACTGAAACGGCTTGAGACGTTCTATTGCCGCCTGCGCCAGCATCCCAAGTCCAAGAAATCCGACACGTCGCGCGGTTGCGTGAGGAACAGCAAGCGCTCGCCATTCCTCGTGGTCCTGATGTTCGCGATAGGCAATCACCTCGCGATGAAGCGTCAACACGCCAAGAACCACATATTCCTGCATCATGCGGATAATGTTGTCTTCCACCATGCGCACGAGCTTCACATGTTCCGGCACGCTGGCGAGCTTGAACTGATCAACCCCCGCGCCGATCGAAAAGAGTATTTCAAGATTGCGATAGCGCGCGATGTCATCGGGCGTCACCCAGCTGATCAAATAACGTATCTTGTCAGGATCAACGTCTTCGCCAGCTTGAAAGAACTGGAGATCTGGAAGCCCACGCGCAAAAGCCGTGCGAAAGACGGCACCGCGTGCTGCATCGGAATTGAAGAGAAATGCCATCGAAAGTTGCCGTCTGCTCGAGTATCATGCTGCAAGGCGTGCGCCGAGATCTTCGATCATTTTCTGGCACGCCTTGAGTTCATCGAGCTCGATATATTCGTTGGGACGATGCGCACGGCTTATGTCGCCAGGACCGCAGATAATCGCATCGATGCCGGCCTGCTGATAAAGCCCGGCTTCGGTGCCGTAACTCACGGCAGGAAGCGTTTCCTTTCCGGTGAGTTCGACCATAAGCATTGCGAGCTTGGCTTCCCGCGGCAGCGATAGTGCCGGATACGCGCTCAATTCGTGCCAAACCACCTCATAACCTCGCTCTCTCAAGGCAAATAGCTGCTCTTTTACCTCTTTGAGCAACAGCCTTGGCGAGACACCGGAAATGGCACGCACTTCGATATCGGCAGTACATCGATCAGGGATGATATTGACTGCCTGACCGCCAGAAACGACACCAAACTGTAAGGACGAATAGGGCGGCTCGAAATTGTCATCAAAGGGGCCCTGCTCCAGAGACCGGCCGTAGACCACCGCCTGTGCGATGACGTTCGCCATGGCATGAACCGCATTCAATCCCAGATCAGGCCGAGACGAATGTCCTGAGTGCCCCACCACGTCAAGCCTTGCCGCTGCTTTCCCCTTATGCGCACGTACAGCTTGCATCCGGCTCGGCTCACCGATGATTGCCCCCAAGGGCTTCGCGCACAAATCGGGTAAAGCTGCAAGCAAATGCGGTACCCCACGGCAACCAGCCTCTTCATCATAGGAAAAAGCAAGGTGTACAGGACGTTGCAGATTGCTGGCGGCAAGTTTCGGCAAAGCAGCCAATGCGCAGGCCAGAAAGCCCTTCATATCGGTCGTTCCGCGGCCGCAAAGCCTCTTTCCATCCTGTCGGAGTTGGAAGGGATCCGTTTTCCACCCTGCCTCGCCGGCCGGCACAACGTCCATGTGACCTGAAAGAATATAGCCGGGCACATTATGCGGCCCGGCAGTTATCAATAGATTGGCCCTGTCGCCCTCCGGTCCTGGCAGCACAGTTGCTTTCGCGCCAGCAGCTTGCCCGTAAGTGCTGATCCAGTCGACGATCGCATCATTGGGTTTGCCCACAACCGAGGGAAACCGTATCAGCATTGCCAGAATTTCTTCGACCTTCATATACGCCACGCCGTGAGAGAGCAGAGTTTCGAACGGTTATCAGCATAATTGCCTTGAGAAGTATTCCGTGCCGAATAACGCCAAGCTTCAAACAAAGATTGCGAATTCGCCCTGCCCAGAAGCAATACGTGCCGGCATTGCCGTGCGATGATGCACAAAATATGCCTATAACGTGATGGC
This window of the Phyllobacterium zundukense genome carries:
- a CDS encoding 2-hydroxyacid dehydrogenase: MAFLFNSDAARGAVFRTAFARGLPDLQFFQAGEDVDPDKIRYLISWVTPDDIARYRNLEILFSIGAGVDQFKLASVPEHVKLVRMVEDNIIRMMQEYVVLGVLTLHREVIAYREHQDHEEWRALAVPHATARRVGFLGLGMLAQAAIERLKPFQFPLTGWSRRRKEIEAVGCFYGEDQFVSFLEQTDILICLLPLTDETRGILNAPLFAHLPSGARLLHVGRGPQLDQAALIEALDSGHLAGAMLDVTDPEPLPAGHPLWLHPKVLITPHIASVTQPQTAAKFVIDNIQRHRAGKKLIGLIDRTLGY
- the argE gene encoding acetylornithine deacetylase → MKVEEILAMLIRFPSVVGKPNDAIVDWISTYGQAAGAKATVLPGPEGDRANLLITAGPHNVPGYILSGHMDVVPAGEAGWKTDPFQLRQDGKRLCGRGTTDMKGFLACALAALPKLAASNLQRPVHLAFSYDEEAGCRGVPHLLAALPDLCAKPLGAIIGEPSRMQAVRAHKGKAAARLDVVGHSGHSSRPDLGLNAVHAMANVIAQAVVYGRSLEQGPFDDNFEPPYSSLQFGVVSGGQAVNIIPDRCTADIEVRAISGVSPRLLLKEVKEQLFALRERGYEVVWHELSAYPALSLPREAKLAMLMVELTGKETLPAVSYGTEAGLYQQAGIDAIICGPGDISRAHRPNEYIELDELKACQKMIEDLGARLAA